From a region of the Theobroma cacao cultivar B97-61/B2 chromosome 8, Criollo_cocoa_genome_V2, whole genome shotgun sequence genome:
- the LOC18592408 gene encoding protein translocase subunit SECA2, chloroplastic isoform X2, with product MESQELPECPVCLQPYDGVCAIPRVLACGHTVCETCLVNLPQKLPGAIRCPACTVLVKYPPEGPSTLPKNIELLRLIPGSGSTRKHVNKSPHDSRVPFLPRSWSDEFYSNWKIYILPSDAVERQKVSLLAVGSFSTGGEGGSGFTAGYFVRVMDCLSGMKEGEREELGLVLSAFNKQSSRICRVLGLWGDPGDGILYIVSEKQEYGNFLDKNLGAFEKDGFFNFAMIGMEICEAVIALHKEGLIAGCLGFSCFQFDDFGHVCLNLSEVLLIGREVLEVVAKVGSSGKKIGDGEIVLLITDLFKRDVFVSPEVLLELSEKEGIVVERGSSRYSIRYSSDVWLLGCIFLRILVGEVFSDELVDYMCHIIVKGSENNELDCSSAYMSLMEKVSSLLGTKFGSEHVSLQQILCKCLEFNPKNRSLVTDVWKYIRELVIKPQFDKMVKLDGASYDENRGRCLVVGKLFLLSRERIEIQEKDVSQGMETNGAANMVIGLTEGSIKSKDLQGHLDCVTGLAVAGGYLFSSSFDKSVKVWSLQDYSHLHTFRGHEHKVMAVVCVDEEQPLCISGDSGGGIFVWSISIPFAQEPLKKWYEEKDWRYSGIHALAVSEIGYLYTGSGDKLIKEWSLRDGTFSCSMSGHKSVVSTLAVSNGVLYSGSWDGTVRLWSLSDHSLLTVLGEDTLGSVTTVLSLAADMNTLVAAYENGSVKIWRDDVFRKSIQIHNGAIFTISLEGKWLFTGSWDKTIKAQELAGDDFQVDVRPIGSIPCDSVITALSFWEGKLFVGFGDRTVKEDVGRFKKTLGDFISLNYWVVRDYYRLVDFVNALEPEIQRLSDEQLTAKTSEFKKRLSQGDNISDIQAEAFAVVREAARRKLGMRHFDVQIIGGAVLHDGSIAEMKTGEGKTLVSTLAAYLNALTGDGVHVVTVNDYLAQRDAEWMGRVHRFLGLSVGLIQKGMTAEERRINYQCDITYTNNSELGFDYLRDNLAGNSDQLVMRWPKPFHFAIVDEVDSVLIDEGRNPLLISGEASKDAARYPVAAKVAELLTRGLHYNVELKDNSVELTEEGIALAELALETNDLWDENDPWARFVMNALKAKEFYRRDVQYIVRNGKALIINELTGRVEEKRRWSEGIHQAVEAKEGLKIQADSVVVAQITYQSLFKLYPKLSGMTGTAKTEEREFLKMFQMPVIEVPTNLPNIRKDLPIQAFATARGKWEYVSQEVEYMFRQGRPVLVGTTSVENSEYLSDLLKERNIPHNVLNARPKYAAREAEIIAQAGRKYAITISTNMAGRGTDIILGGNPKMLAREIIEDSLLSFLTREAPNLEADDMGISKKVLSKIKVGPSSMALLAKAALMAKYVGKSEGKSWTYQEAKSIISESVEMSQSMPLKELRKLIDEQSEMYPLGPSIAITYLSVLKDCEVHCTKEGFEVKRLGGLHVIGTSLHESRRIDNQLRGRAGRQGDPGSTRFMVSLQDEMFQKFNFDTEWAVKLISKITNDEDIPIEGDAIVKQLLALQINAEKYFFNIRKSLVEFDEVLEVQRKHVYDLRQLILTGDNESCSQHIFQYMQAVVDEIVFGNADPLQHPRYWSLAKLLKEFIAIAGKLLDDSFASITEEDLLQSLKQLHESNSVDIDNLHLPNLPKPPDCFRGIRRKISSLKRWLAICSDDSTKNGRYRPTTNILRKYLGDILIASYLNIVEESGYDDAYIKEIERAVLVKTLDCFWRDHLVNMNRLSSAVNVRSFGHRNPLEEYKIDGCRFFISMLSATRRLTVESLLHYWSSPMESQELFLS from the exons ATGGAGTCGCAGGAGTTACCGGAGTGTCCGGTGTGCTTGCAACCGTACGACGGCGTGTGTGCGATCCCACGGGTGCTCGCGTGTGGCCACACGGTGTGCGAAACCTGCCTTGTAAACCTCCCCCAGAAGCTCCCGGGAGCAATCCGCTGCCCCGCGTGTACTGTGCTCGTCAAGTACCCTCCAGAGGGCCCCTCGACTCTTCCCAAGAACATCGAACTCCTCAGACTCATCCCCGGGTCTGGAAGTACCCGAAAACACGTCAACAAATCCCCACATGACTCCCGTGTCCCTTTCCTCCCTCGCTCTTGGTCAGACGAGTTTTACTCCAATTGGAAAATCTACATTCTCCCTAGTGACGCTGTTGAGAGACAAAAAGTAAGTCTTTTGGCCGTTGGGTCTTTTTCAACTGGGGGTGAGGGTGGTTCTGGGTTTACGGCTGGCTATTTTGTTAGAGTTATGGATTGTTTGAGTGGAATGAAGGAGGGGGAAAGAGAGGAGTTGGGTTTAGTTTTAAGTGCCTTTAATAAACAAAGTAGTAGAATTTGTAGGGTTTTGGGTTTATGGGGTGATCCTGGAGATGGGATTTTGTATATAGTGAGTGAGAAGCAAGAATATGGGAACTTTTTGGATAAAAACTTGGGTGCTTTTGAAAAGGATgggttttttaattttgcaaTGATAGGTATGGAAATATGTGAGGCAGTTATTGCTTTACATAAAGAAGGGTTAATTGCTGGTTGTTTAGGTTTTTCTTGCTTTCAGTTTGATGATTTTGGGCACGTATGTCTGAATTTGAGTGAGGTGTTATTGATTGGAAGGGAAGTTCTTGAAGTTGTTGCAAAGGTGGGTTCTAGTGGGAAAAAGATTGGTGATGGAGAAATTGTTTTGTTGATAACAGATTTGTTTAAAAGGGATGTGTTTGTTAGCCCTGAGGTGTTGCTTGAGCTGTCGGAGAAAGAGGGTATTGTGGTAGAGCGTGGTAGCTCAAGATATTCAATAAGGTATAGCTCGGATGTCTGGCTGTTAGGTTGTATTTTTCTTAGGATTCTCGTTGGGGAAGTTTTTAGTGATGAGTTGGTTGATTACATGTGTCATATTATTGTGAAAGGAAGTGAAAATAATGAATTGGATTGTTCAAGTGCTTACATGAGTTTGATGGAGAAAGTGAGCTCTTTGTTGGGAACTAAATTTGGTTCAGAACATGTGTCATTGCAACAGATTCTTTGTAAATGTTTGGAGTTTAATCCAAAAAATCGTTCACTTGTGACAGATGTGTGGAAATATATTAGGGAGCTGGTTATTAAACCTCAGTTTGATAAAATGGTCAAATTGGATGGAGCAAGTTATGATGAGAATAGAGGTCGATGCTTAGTTGTTGGAAAATTGTTTCTGTTGTCCAGGGAAAGAATTGAAATACAGGAAAAAGATGTGTCACAAGGAATGGAAACAAATGGTGCAGCAAATATGGTTATTGGTCTCACAGAGGGAAGCATTAAATCTAAAGATTTGCAAGGCCATCTTGATTGTGTTACAGGATTAGCTGTTGCAG GTGGTTATCTGTTCAGCTCCTCCTTTGATAAATCAGTCAAAGTATGGTCTCTGCAG GACTACTCTCATTTGCATACATTTAGAGGCCATGAGCATAAGGTCATGGCTGTTGTCTGTGTGGATGAAGAACAGCCATTATGCATTAGTGGTGATAGTGGTGGTGGTATATTTGTATGGAGCATTAGCATCCCTTTTGCACAAGAGCCATTGAAAAAATGGTATGAAGAAAAGGATTGGCGTTACAGTGGAATTCATGCTTTGGCAGTTTCAGAGATTGGATATTTATATACTGGAAGTGGAGATAAATTGATTAAAGAATGGTCATTGCGG GATGGCACCTTTTCATGCTCTATGAGTGGCCATAAATCTGTAGTTTCCACGCTAGCAGTGAGTAATGGAGTTCTTTACAGTGGGAGTTGGGATGGAACTGTTCGATTATGGAGTCTAAGTGATCACAGTCTTTTGACAGTTTTAGGGGAAGACACATTGGGATCTGTGACCACTGTCTTGTCTCTTGCAGCTGACATGAATACGCTTGTTGCTGCTTATGAAAATGGATCTGTTAAG ATCTGGAGGGATGATGTATTTAGGAAATCTATACAAATACACAATGGTGCCATTTTTACTATTAGCTTGGAGGGGAAGTGGCTTTTTACAGGAAGTTGGGACAAGACCATCAAGGCACAG GAGTTAGCAGGAGATGATTTTCAGGTGGACGTTAGACCTATTGGATCAATTCCTTGTGATTCTGTCATAACAGCTTTATCTTTCTGGGAAGGGAAGCTTTTTGTAGGTTTTGGTGATAGGACTGTCAAG GAGGACGTGGGTCGTTTTAAGAAGACTTTGGGTGATTTTATTAGCTTAAACTACTGGGTTGTTCGAGATTATTATCGTCTTGTCGACTTTGTTAATGCACTCGAGCCAGAGATTCAGAGGCTATCTGATGAGCAG CTGACTGCTAAAACTTCTGAGTTTAAGAAAAGGTTGAGTCAAGGGGATAATATTTCCGATATTCAAGCTG AGGCATTTGCTGTTGTTCGGGAAGCTGCAAGAAGGAAGCTTGGCATGCGCCATTTTGATGTGCAG ATTATTGGTGGAGCGGTACTTCATGATGGGTCCATTGCTGAGATGAAAACAGGGGAGGGAAAAACATTGGTTTCCACATTAGCTGCATATCTTAATGCACTGACTGGTGATGGTGTCCATG TTGTAACTGTGAATGATTACCTTGCTCAACGTGATGCTGAGTGGATGGGTCGAGTTCATCGCTTCTTAGGTCTTTCAGTTGGGCTTATTCAG AAGGGGATGACAGCTGAAGAGAGGAGAATCAACTACCAATGTGATATAACATACACCAACAACTCA GAACTAGGCTTTGATTATCTTCGGGATAATCTTGCTGGAAATAGTGATCAACTTGTGATGAGATG GCCAAAACCATTTCATTTTGCAATTGTTGATGAAGTTGATTCTGTTCTCATTGATGAAGGAAGAAATCCTTTGTTAATAAGTGGTGAG GCTAGTAAAGATGCTGCACGTTATCCGGTTGCTGCTAAAGTGGCTGAGCTGCTAACGAGGGGTCTG CATTATAATGTTGAGCTTAAAGATAATTCAGTGGAGTTGACTGAAGAAGGAATTGCACTTGCTGAGTTGGCTCTTGAAACGAATGATCTGTGGGATGAAAATGATCCCTGGGCAAG ATTTGTGATGAATGCTTTGAAAGCTAAAGAATTTTATCGGCGAGATGTCCAATACATTGTCAGAAATGGGAAAGCTCTCATTATCAATGAG CTGACAGGCAGAGTTGAGGAGAAACGGAGATGGTCTGAAGGGATTCACCAGGCTGTAGAAGCAAAAGAAGGTCTGAAGATTCAG GCTGATTCAGTTGTTGTGGCTCAAATCACCTACCAATCACTATTTAAGCTCTATCCAAAGCTTTCAGGGATGACTGGGACTGCAAAAACTGAA GAGAGGGAGTTCTTGAAAATGTTCCAGATGCCCGTTATTGAAGTGCCCACTAATCTTCCAAATATTCGTAAAGATTTACCCATACAAGCTTTTGCT ACTGCTCGAGGGAAATGGGAGTATGTTAGTCAAGAAGTGGAATACATGTTTAGGCAGGGCCGTCCAGTTTTAGTTGGGACCACTAG TGTTGAGAACTCTGAGTATCTGTCCGATCTGCTGAAGGAGAGAAATATCCCTCACAATGTCCTGAATGCGAGACCCAAG TATGCAGCAAGGGAAGCGGAAATTATTGCCCAAGCAGGCAGAAAGTATGCTATAACTATTTCTACCAATATGGCTGGCAGAGGAACTGACATTATTCTTGGGGGTAATCCAAAA ATGCTTGCAAGAGAAATTATAGAGGACAGCTTGCTTTCATTTCTGACAAGAGAAGCTCCTAATCTTGAAGCCGATGACATGGGAATTTCAAAAAAG GTGTTGTCCAAGATAAAGGTTGGACCATCATCAATGGCTTTGTTAGCTAAGGCTGCCTTAATGG CAAAATATGTTGGCAAAAGTGAGGGAAAGAGCTGGACATATCAGGAGGCAAAATCTATCATTTCAGAGTCTGTGGAAATGAGCCAGTCAATGCCTTTGAAAGAGCTGAGGAAGCTTATTGATGAACAGTCTGAGATGTACCCTCTTGGCCCTTCTATAGCAATTACTTATTTGTCTGTTCTCAAAGATTGTGAAGTACACTGCACCAAAGAAGGGTTTGAAGTGAAAAGGCTTGGGGGGCTTCATGTGATCGGCACATCTTTGCATGAATCCCGTAGAATAGATAATCAG CTTCGTGGTAGAGCAGGAAGGCAAGGGGATCCTGGATCCACACGGTTTATGGTGAG CTTGCAAGATGAGATGTttcaaaagtttaattttgatactGAGTGGGCTGTGAagcttatttcaaaaattacaaatgaTGAAGATATACCTATTGAAGGTGATGCAATTGTAAAGCAG CTTTTGGCGCTTCAAATCAATGCAGAGAAGTACTTCTTTAACATAAGAAAGAGCCTGGTCGAGTTCGATGAAGTTTTAGAG GTTCAAAGAAAGCATGTCTATGACCTCAGGCAATTGATTTTGACGGGTGATAATGAAAGTTGTTCTCAACATATTTTTCA GTACATGCAAGCAGTGGTAGATGAAATTGTCTTTGGAAATGCTGATCCACTGCAG CATCCAAGATACTGGAGTTTGGCTAAGCTTTTGAAAGAGTTCATTGCTATTGCAGGGAAGCTACTGGACG ActcatttgcatcaattacaGAGGAAGATTTACTCCAATCTCTTAAACAGCTACATGAATCAAATTCTGTAGATATTGACAATCTTCACCTTCCAAACTTGCCTAAGCCTCCAGATTGCTTTAGAGGAATCCGCAGAAAAATTTCTTCATTGAAGCGCTGGCTTGCTATTTGCTCTGATGATTCAacaaa GAATGGAAGGTACCGGCCAACAACTAATATTCTCCGCAAATACCTTGGGGATATTTTGATTGCTTCATATTTGAACATCGTAGAAGAATCTGGTTATGATGATGCTTACATAAAAGAAATTGAG AGAGCAGTTCTTGTCAAGACTCTGGATTGTTTCTGGAGGGATCATCTTGTAAACATGAACAGGCTGAGTTCTGCG GTAAATGTAAGAAGTTTTGGGCACAGAAATCCTCTTGAAGAATATAAAATTGATGGGTGTCGATTTTTTATCTCAATGCTCAGTGCAACGCGAAGGTTAACTGTAGAATCACTCTTGCATTATTGGTCATCCCCTATGGAGTCACAAGAGctatttttatcataa
- the LOC18592408 gene encoding protein translocase subunit SECA2, chloroplastic isoform X1: MATLPSLLNASFLTPKPLPQRETLLCTKPTSSFLFPSSSPSFFSLRRQHINIQTPIAASLKEDVGRFKKTLGDFISLNYWVVRDYYRLVDFVNALEPEIQRLSDEQLTAKTSEFKKRLSQGDNISDIQAEAFAVVREAARRKLGMRHFDVQIIGGAVLHDGSIAEMKTGEGKTLVSTLAAYLNALTGDGVHVVTVNDYLAQRDAEWMGRVHRFLGLSVGLIQKGMTAEERRINYQCDITYTNNSELGFDYLRDNLAGNSDQLVMRWPKPFHFAIVDEVDSVLIDEGRNPLLISGEASKDAARYPVAAKVAELLTRGLHYNVELKDNSVELTEEGIALAELALETNDLWDENDPWARFVMNALKAKEFYRRDVQYIVRNGKALIINELTGRVEEKRRWSEGIHQAVEAKEGLKIQADSVVVAQITYQSLFKLYPKLSGMTGTAKTEEREFLKMFQMPVIEVPTNLPNIRKDLPIQAFATARGKWEYVSQEVEYMFRQGRPVLVGTTSVENSEYLSDLLKERNIPHNVLNARPKYAAREAEIIAQAGRKYAITISTNMAGRGTDIILGGNPKMLAREIIEDSLLSFLTREAPNLEADDMGISKKVLSKIKVGPSSMALLAKAALMAKYVGKSEGKSWTYQEAKSIISESVEMSQSMPLKELRKLIDEQSEMYPLGPSIAITYLSVLKDCEVHCTKEGFEVKRLGGLHVIGTSLHESRRIDNQLRGRAGRQGDPGSTRFMVSLQDEMFQKFNFDTEWAVKLISKITNDEDIPIEGDAIVKQLLALQINAEKYFFNIRKSLVEFDEVLEVQRKHVYDLRQLILTGDNESCSQHIFQYMQAVVDEIVFGNADPLQHPRYWSLAKLLKEFIAIAGKLLDDSFASITEEDLLQSLKQLHESNSVDIDNLHLPNLPKPPDCFRGIRRKISSLKRWLAICSDDSTKNGRYRPTTNILRKYLGDILIASYLNIVEESGYDDAYIKEIERAVLVKTLDCFWRDHLVNMNRLSSAVNVRSFGHRNPLEEYKIDGCRFFISMLSATRRLTVESLLHYWSSPMESQELFLS, from the exons ATGGCCACTTTGCCTTCTCTTCTCAACGCTTCTTTCCTCACCCCAAAGCCCCTCCCTCAACGTGAAACTCTCCTTTGTACAAAGCCCACCTCCTCTTTCCTCTTCCCTTCctcttctccttctttcttCAGCCTTCGACGACAACATATTAATATACAAACGCCTATAGCTGCATCTCTCAAG GAGGACGTGGGTCGTTTTAAGAAGACTTTGGGTGATTTTATTAGCTTAAACTACTGGGTTGTTCGAGATTATTATCGTCTTGTCGACTTTGTTAATGCACTCGAGCCAGAGATTCAGAGGCTATCTGATGAGCAG CTGACTGCTAAAACTTCTGAGTTTAAGAAAAGGTTGAGTCAAGGGGATAATATTTCCGATATTCAAGCTG AGGCATTTGCTGTTGTTCGGGAAGCTGCAAGAAGGAAGCTTGGCATGCGCCATTTTGATGTGCAG ATTATTGGTGGAGCGGTACTTCATGATGGGTCCATTGCTGAGATGAAAACAGGGGAGGGAAAAACATTGGTTTCCACATTAGCTGCATATCTTAATGCACTGACTGGTGATGGTGTCCATG TTGTAACTGTGAATGATTACCTTGCTCAACGTGATGCTGAGTGGATGGGTCGAGTTCATCGCTTCTTAGGTCTTTCAGTTGGGCTTATTCAG AAGGGGATGACAGCTGAAGAGAGGAGAATCAACTACCAATGTGATATAACATACACCAACAACTCA GAACTAGGCTTTGATTATCTTCGGGATAATCTTGCTGGAAATAGTGATCAACTTGTGATGAGATG GCCAAAACCATTTCATTTTGCAATTGTTGATGAAGTTGATTCTGTTCTCATTGATGAAGGAAGAAATCCTTTGTTAATAAGTGGTGAG GCTAGTAAAGATGCTGCACGTTATCCGGTTGCTGCTAAAGTGGCTGAGCTGCTAACGAGGGGTCTG CATTATAATGTTGAGCTTAAAGATAATTCAGTGGAGTTGACTGAAGAAGGAATTGCACTTGCTGAGTTGGCTCTTGAAACGAATGATCTGTGGGATGAAAATGATCCCTGGGCAAG ATTTGTGATGAATGCTTTGAAAGCTAAAGAATTTTATCGGCGAGATGTCCAATACATTGTCAGAAATGGGAAAGCTCTCATTATCAATGAG CTGACAGGCAGAGTTGAGGAGAAACGGAGATGGTCTGAAGGGATTCACCAGGCTGTAGAAGCAAAAGAAGGTCTGAAGATTCAG GCTGATTCAGTTGTTGTGGCTCAAATCACCTACCAATCACTATTTAAGCTCTATCCAAAGCTTTCAGGGATGACTGGGACTGCAAAAACTGAA GAGAGGGAGTTCTTGAAAATGTTCCAGATGCCCGTTATTGAAGTGCCCACTAATCTTCCAAATATTCGTAAAGATTTACCCATACAAGCTTTTGCT ACTGCTCGAGGGAAATGGGAGTATGTTAGTCAAGAAGTGGAATACATGTTTAGGCAGGGCCGTCCAGTTTTAGTTGGGACCACTAG TGTTGAGAACTCTGAGTATCTGTCCGATCTGCTGAAGGAGAGAAATATCCCTCACAATGTCCTGAATGCGAGACCCAAG TATGCAGCAAGGGAAGCGGAAATTATTGCCCAAGCAGGCAGAAAGTATGCTATAACTATTTCTACCAATATGGCTGGCAGAGGAACTGACATTATTCTTGGGGGTAATCCAAAA ATGCTTGCAAGAGAAATTATAGAGGACAGCTTGCTTTCATTTCTGACAAGAGAAGCTCCTAATCTTGAAGCCGATGACATGGGAATTTCAAAAAAG GTGTTGTCCAAGATAAAGGTTGGACCATCATCAATGGCTTTGTTAGCTAAGGCTGCCTTAATGG CAAAATATGTTGGCAAAAGTGAGGGAAAGAGCTGGACATATCAGGAGGCAAAATCTATCATTTCAGAGTCTGTGGAAATGAGCCAGTCAATGCCTTTGAAAGAGCTGAGGAAGCTTATTGATGAACAGTCTGAGATGTACCCTCTTGGCCCTTCTATAGCAATTACTTATTTGTCTGTTCTCAAAGATTGTGAAGTACACTGCACCAAAGAAGGGTTTGAAGTGAAAAGGCTTGGGGGGCTTCATGTGATCGGCACATCTTTGCATGAATCCCGTAGAATAGATAATCAG CTTCGTGGTAGAGCAGGAAGGCAAGGGGATCCTGGATCCACACGGTTTATGGTGAG CTTGCAAGATGAGATGTttcaaaagtttaattttgatactGAGTGGGCTGTGAagcttatttcaaaaattacaaatgaTGAAGATATACCTATTGAAGGTGATGCAATTGTAAAGCAG CTTTTGGCGCTTCAAATCAATGCAGAGAAGTACTTCTTTAACATAAGAAAGAGCCTGGTCGAGTTCGATGAAGTTTTAGAG GTTCAAAGAAAGCATGTCTATGACCTCAGGCAATTGATTTTGACGGGTGATAATGAAAGTTGTTCTCAACATATTTTTCA GTACATGCAAGCAGTGGTAGATGAAATTGTCTTTGGAAATGCTGATCCACTGCAG CATCCAAGATACTGGAGTTTGGCTAAGCTTTTGAAAGAGTTCATTGCTATTGCAGGGAAGCTACTGGACG ActcatttgcatcaattacaGAGGAAGATTTACTCCAATCTCTTAAACAGCTACATGAATCAAATTCTGTAGATATTGACAATCTTCACCTTCCAAACTTGCCTAAGCCTCCAGATTGCTTTAGAGGAATCCGCAGAAAAATTTCTTCATTGAAGCGCTGGCTTGCTATTTGCTCTGATGATTCAacaaa GAATGGAAGGTACCGGCCAACAACTAATATTCTCCGCAAATACCTTGGGGATATTTTGATTGCTTCATATTTGAACATCGTAGAAGAATCTGGTTATGATGATGCTTACATAAAAGAAATTGAG AGAGCAGTTCTTGTCAAGACTCTGGATTGTTTCTGGAGGGATCATCTTGTAAACATGAACAGGCTGAGTTCTGCG GTAAATGTAAGAAGTTTTGGGCACAGAAATCCTCTTGAAGAATATAAAATTGATGGGTGTCGATTTTTTATCTCAATGCTCAGTGCAACGCGAAGGTTAACTGTAGAATCACTCTTGCATTATTGGTCATCCCCTATGGAGTCACAAGAGctatttttatcataa